A single Triticum dicoccoides isolate Atlit2015 ecotype Zavitan chromosome 2A, WEW_v2.0, whole genome shotgun sequence DNA region contains:
- the LOC119353648 gene encoding pyruvate dehydrogenase (acetyl-transferring) kinase, mitochondrial-like gives MMASEPVARAVAEEVGRWGSMKQTGVSLRYMMEFGSVPTDRNLLLSAQFLQKELPIRIARRALELESLPFGLSAKPAILKVRDWYLDSFRDIRYFPEVRNRDDELAFTQMIKMIKVRHNNVVPTMALGVQQLKNEQFSSRKLPPGFDEIHGFLDRFYMSRIGIRMLIGQHVALHEPEPQPGVIGLINTKLSPIQVAQIASEDARSICMREYGSAPDINIYGDQNLTFPYVTSHLHLMLFELVKNSLRAVQERYMNSDKDVPPVRIIVADGTEDVTIKVSDEGGGIRRSGLPRIFTYLYSTAKNLPDMEGPSEGVTMAGYGFGLPVSRLYARYFGGDLQIISMEGYGTDAYLHLSRLGDSEEPLP, from the exons aTGATGGCGTCGGAGCCGGTGGCGCGGGCCGTGGCGGAGGAGGTGGGGCGGTGGGGCAGCATGAAGCAGACGGGGGTGAGCCTGCGGTACATGATGGAGTTCGGGTCCGTCCCCACGGACCGCAACCTGCTGCTCTCGGCCCAGTTCCTGCAAAAGGAGCTCCCCATCCGCATCGCCCGCCGCGCGCTCGAGCTCGAGTCCCTCCCCTTCGGCCTCTCCGCCAAGCCCGCCATCCTCAAG GTGAGGGACTGGTACTTGGACTCGTTCCGCGACATCCGATATTTCCCAGAAGTGAGGAATCGGGACGACGAGCTTGCTTTCACGCAGATGATTAAGATGATCAAAGTGCGGCACAATAACGTGGTACCGACTATGGCTTTGGGAGTGCAACAGCTGAAAAACGAACAGTTCAGCTCAAGGAAGCTTCCCCCAGGATTCGACGAGATCCACGGGTTCCTCGATCGATTTTACATGTCAAGGATTGGTATTCGCATGCTCATAG GGCAGCATGTGGCTCTGCATGAACCTGAACCACAGCCTGGCGTCATAGGCCTCATCAATACAAAATTGTCCCCCATACAGGTAGCTCAAATTGCTAGTGAGGATGCCCGTTCCATTTGTATGAGGGAATACGGATCAGCTCCTGACATCAACATTTATGGAGATCAAAATTTAACATTTCC ATATGTCACATCGCATCTTCATCTCATGCTGTTTGAACTGGTGAAAAATTCCCTTCGTGCAGTACAGGAAAGATATATGAATTCTGATAAAGATGTTCCTCCTGTCAGAATTATAGTTGCTGATGGAACAGAGGATGTTACTATTAAG GTCAGTGATGAAGGCGGTGGAATACGGAGAAGTGGGCTCCCTAGAATTTTCACATATCTTTACAGCACTGCAAAGAATCTACCTGATATGGAGGGCCCTAGTGAAGGAGTGACTATGGCTGGATATGGTTTTGGACTTCCAGTTAGTCGCCTTTATGCGCGATATTTCGGTGGCGACCTACAAATCATATCCATGGAGGGATACG GCACCGACGCTTACCTCCACTTGTCACGACTGGGAGACTCGGAGGAGCCATTGCCTTAG
- the LOC119353649 gene encoding WW domain-binding protein 11-like isoform X1, whose protein sequence is MGEYAAVKTSVWWDIENCAVPRSCDPQLIVQNMSSALATAGYRGPISVSAYGDTHQIAHNVQHALSSTGVSLHHVPAGIKDASDKKILVDMLFWAIDNPPPANYLLISGDRDFSHAIHKLKMRRYNILLAQPPNLSQTLTAAAKSVWLWKSLVAGEPPLEQSPYISSTSCGNKDDLATSRNIVSRSLDVTQDANPEVQNILCDRQSGSNGMADKKCEVKRPREMETDNVSKPASKKQLKKMSGLANTSTKQTAVKKPTQGQLKAVKGQGLICYKCGDGHRAAECTFSGDCHGCGRQGHKDRVCKVNPNSIVKWQPAHAQDLVTPSPGSVSRQAAPHVPSPPPASPVAAASPQTTAETPSGPTSTPPRECFLQETPAVSTPPPASAAPVPPHTGVSDFSAPAHSGVYAMPTAVSMDKPDVVTQQTSSAPHPPTAVLAHRPMAGPGQYHQVGASRPFPAWTPPPWCFLQAPPAVLSPPPAPVPPHTGDGKFSAPAHSGVYTMSTAVSLGKPDVMTQRASSAPHPPTAVLAAHRSVTGQYNQVGASQLQPASSAPRPPTAVLAHQSAAGQYHQVGASQLHLASSAPHPPTAVLAHQPVAGQYHQVGASQLHPAWTFPPGYFWQAMQLLLQQRRS, encoded by the exons atgggggAGTACGCGGCGGTCAAGACGTCGGTGTGGTGGGACATCGAGAACTGTGCCGTCCCGCGCAGCTGCGACCCCCAGCTCATCGTCCAGAACATGAGCTCAGCCCTCGCCACCGCCGGCTACCGCGGCCCCATCTCCGTCTCCGCCTACGGGGACACCCACCAAATCGCCCACAACGTCCAGCACGCCCTCTCCAGCACCGGCGTCTCCCTCCACCACGTCCCCGCCG GCATTAAAGATGCAAGTGATAAGAAGATCTTGGTTGACATGCTGTTCTGGGCTATTGACAATCCTCCACCAGCAAATTATCTGCTTATCTCTGGTGACCGGGACTTCTCTCATGCCATTCataagcttaaaatgaggcgatacaaTATTTTATTGGCACAACCTCCAAACTTGTCTCAAACACTTACTGCTGCAGCAAAGAGTGTTTGGCTCTGGAAAAGCCTTGTGGCTGGAGAACCACCATTAGAACAGTCACCATACATAAGCAGCACATCTTGTGGCAATAAGGATGATTTGGCTACATCAAGGAACATAGTTTCTCGTTCTTTGGATGTGACTCAAGATGCCAACCCTGAAGTGCAGAATATTTTGTGTGATCGTCAAAGCGGTTCTAACGGCATGGCAGATAAGAAATGTGAAGTTAAGCGACCTCGAGAAATGGAGACAGACAATGTGTCCAAACCAGCAAGCAAAAAGCAGCTGAAGAAGATGAGTGGGCTGGCAAATACCAGCACTAAGCAAACTGCTGTCAAGAAACCAACACAAGGGCAACTAAAAGCAGTCAAGGGGCAGGGCTTGATCTGCTATAAGTGTGGTGATGGGCACCGTGCTGCAGAGTGCACCTTTAGTGGTGACTGCCACGGTTGTGGCCGACAGGGCCACAAGGACCGAGTGTGCAAAGTGAATCCTAACAGCATCGTCAAGTGGCAGCCGGCACATGCACAAGACTTAGTCACGCCCTCACCGGGGTCTGTCTCCCGGCAGGCAGCCCCTCATGTGCCTTCTCCACCTCCAGCTTCCCCCGTCGCGGCTGCGTCACCACAGACAACTGCTGAAACTCCTTCTGGCCCAACTTCGACACCACCACGGGAGTGCTTCTTGCAGGAGACTCCTGCCGTGTCAACCCCACCTCCGGCTTCTGCGGCTCCTGTACCGCCACATACTGGTGTTAGCGATTTTTCTGCCCCAGCTCACTCTGGAGTCTATGCCATGCCGACAGCTGTGTCAATGGATAAACCAGACGTGGTGACGCAGCAGACATCTTCAGCCCCTCATCCTCCTACGGCGGTTCTAGCTCACCGGCCAATGGCAGGACCAGGACAGTATCATCAAGTGGGTGCTTCTCGGCCGTTTCCAGCTTGGACACCACCACCATGGTGCTTCTTGCAGGCGCCTCCTGCTGTGCTGAGTCCACCTCCGGCTCCTGTGCCGCCACATACGGGTGATGGAAAATTTTCTGCCCCAGCTCACTCTGGAGTCTACACCATGTCAACAGCTGTGTCATTGGGTAAACCAGATGTGATGACGCAACGGGCATCTTCAGCCCCTCATCCTCCTACGGCAGTTCTAGCAGCTCACCGATCAGTCACAGGACAGTATAATCAAGTGGGTGCTTCTCAGCTGCAACCTGCATCTTCAGCCCCTCGTCCTCCTACGGCAGTTCTAGCTCACCAATCAGCCGCAGGACAGTATCATCAAGTGGGTGCTTCTCAGCTGCATCTGGCATCTTCAGCCCCTCATCCTCCTACGGCGGTTCTAGCTCACCAACCAGTCGCAGGACAGTATCATCAAGTGGGTGCTTCTCAGCTGCATCCAGCTTGGACTTTTCCTCCGGGCTACTTCTGGCAGGCAATGCAGCTTCTCCTGCAGCAGCGCCGCTCGTGA
- the LOC119353649 gene encoding formin-like protein 20 isoform X2: protein MCVFPTHQPLFVSPINRWKKRGQKYIQGIKDASDKKILVDMLFWAIDNPPPANYLLISGDRDFSHAIHKLKMRRYNILLAQPPNLSQTLTAAAKSVWLWKSLVAGEPPLEQSPYISSTSCGNKDDLATSRNIVSRSLDVTQDANPEVQNILCDRQSGSNGMADKKCEVKRPREMETDNVSKPASKKQLKKMSGLANTSTKQTAVKKPTQGQLKAVKGQGLICYKCGDGHRAAECTFSGDCHGCGRQGHKDRVCKVNPNSIVKWQPAHAQDLVTPSPGSVSRQAAPHVPSPPPASPVAAASPQTTAETPSGPTSTPPRECFLQETPAVSTPPPASAAPVPPHTGVSDFSAPAHSGVYAMPTAVSMDKPDVVTQQTSSAPHPPTAVLAHRPMAGPGQYHQVGASRPFPAWTPPPWCFLQAPPAVLSPPPAPVPPHTGDGKFSAPAHSGVYTMSTAVSLGKPDVMTQRASSAPHPPTAVLAAHRSVTGQYNQVGASQLQPASSAPRPPTAVLAHQSAAGQYHQVGASQLHLASSAPHPPTAVLAHQPVAGQYHQVGASQLHPAWTFPPGYFWQAMQLLLQQRRS, encoded by the exons ATGTGCGTTTTTCCTACACACCAGCCTCTGTTTGTTTCTCCCATCAACAGATGGAAAAAGAGAGGTCAAAAGTATATACAAG GCATTAAAGATGCAAGTGATAAGAAGATCTTGGTTGACATGCTGTTCTGGGCTATTGACAATCCTCCACCAGCAAATTATCTGCTTATCTCTGGTGACCGGGACTTCTCTCATGCCATTCataagcttaaaatgaggcgatacaaTATTTTATTGGCACAACCTCCAAACTTGTCTCAAACACTTACTGCTGCAGCAAAGAGTGTTTGGCTCTGGAAAAGCCTTGTGGCTGGAGAACCACCATTAGAACAGTCACCATACATAAGCAGCACATCTTGTGGCAATAAGGATGATTTGGCTACATCAAGGAACATAGTTTCTCGTTCTTTGGATGTGACTCAAGATGCCAACCCTGAAGTGCAGAATATTTTGTGTGATCGTCAAAGCGGTTCTAACGGCATGGCAGATAAGAAATGTGAAGTTAAGCGACCTCGAGAAATGGAGACAGACAATGTGTCCAAACCAGCAAGCAAAAAGCAGCTGAAGAAGATGAGTGGGCTGGCAAATACCAGCACTAAGCAAACTGCTGTCAAGAAACCAACACAAGGGCAACTAAAAGCAGTCAAGGGGCAGGGCTTGATCTGCTATAAGTGTGGTGATGGGCACCGTGCTGCAGAGTGCACCTTTAGTGGTGACTGCCACGGTTGTGGCCGACAGGGCCACAAGGACCGAGTGTGCAAAGTGAATCCTAACAGCATCGTCAAGTGGCAGCCGGCACATGCACAAGACTTAGTCACGCCCTCACCGGGGTCTGTCTCCCGGCAGGCAGCCCCTCATGTGCCTTCTCCACCTCCAGCTTCCCCCGTCGCGGCTGCGTCACCACAGACAACTGCTGAAACTCCTTCTGGCCCAACTTCGACACCACCACGGGAGTGCTTCTTGCAGGAGACTCCTGCCGTGTCAACCCCACCTCCGGCTTCTGCGGCTCCTGTACCGCCACATACTGGTGTTAGCGATTTTTCTGCCCCAGCTCACTCTGGAGTCTATGCCATGCCGACAGCTGTGTCAATGGATAAACCAGACGTGGTGACGCAGCAGACATCTTCAGCCCCTCATCCTCCTACGGCGGTTCTAGCTCACCGGCCAATGGCAGGACCAGGACAGTATCATCAAGTGGGTGCTTCTCGGCCGTTTCCAGCTTGGACACCACCACCATGGTGCTTCTTGCAGGCGCCTCCTGCTGTGCTGAGTCCACCTCCGGCTCCTGTGCCGCCACATACGGGTGATGGAAAATTTTCTGCCCCAGCTCACTCTGGAGTCTACACCATGTCAACAGCTGTGTCATTGGGTAAACCAGATGTGATGACGCAACGGGCATCTTCAGCCCCTCATCCTCCTACGGCAGTTCTAGCAGCTCACCGATCAGTCACAGGACAGTATAATCAAGTGGGTGCTTCTCAGCTGCAACCTGCATCTTCAGCCCCTCGTCCTCCTACGGCAGTTCTAGCTCACCAATCAGCCGCAGGACAGTATCATCAAGTGGGTGCTTCTCAGCTGCATCTGGCATCTTCAGCCCCTCATCCTCCTACGGCGGTTCTAGCTCACCAACCAGTCGCAGGACAGTATCATCAAGTGGGTGCTTCTCAGCTGCATCCAGCTTGGACTTTTCCTCCGGGCTACTTCTGGCAGGCAATGCAGCTTCTCCTGCAGCAGCGCCGCTCGTGA
- the LOC119353649 gene encoding vacuolar protein sorting-associated protein 37C-like isoform X3 — protein sequence MLRSKHTGIKDASDKKILVDMLFWAIDNPPPANYLLISGDRDFSHAIHKLKMRRYNILLAQPPNLSQTLTAAAKSVWLWKSLVAGEPPLEQSPYISSTSCGNKDDLATSRNIVSRSLDVTQDANPEVQNILCDRQSGSNGMADKKCEVKRPREMETDNVSKPASKKQLKKMSGLANTSTKQTAVKKPTQGQLKAVKGQGLICYKCGDGHRAAECTFSGDCHGCGRQGHKDRVCKVNPNSIVKWQPAHAQDLVTPSPGSVSRQAAPHVPSPPPASPVAAASPQTTAETPSGPTSTPPRECFLQETPAVSTPPPASAAPVPPHTGVSDFSAPAHSGVYAMPTAVSMDKPDVVTQQTSSAPHPPTAVLAHRPMAGPGQYHQVGASRPFPAWTPPPWCFLQAPPAVLSPPPAPVPPHTGDGKFSAPAHSGVYTMSTAVSLGKPDVMTQRASSAPHPPTAVLAAHRSVTGQYNQVGASQLQPASSAPRPPTAVLAHQSAAGQYHQVGASQLHLASSAPHPPTAVLAHQPVAGQYHQVGASQLHPAWTFPPGYFWQAMQLLLQQRRS from the exons ATGCTACGATCAAAACATACAG GCATTAAAGATGCAAGTGATAAGAAGATCTTGGTTGACATGCTGTTCTGGGCTATTGACAATCCTCCACCAGCAAATTATCTGCTTATCTCTGGTGACCGGGACTTCTCTCATGCCATTCataagcttaaaatgaggcgatacaaTATTTTATTGGCACAACCTCCAAACTTGTCTCAAACACTTACTGCTGCAGCAAAGAGTGTTTGGCTCTGGAAAAGCCTTGTGGCTGGAGAACCACCATTAGAACAGTCACCATACATAAGCAGCACATCTTGTGGCAATAAGGATGATTTGGCTACATCAAGGAACATAGTTTCTCGTTCTTTGGATGTGACTCAAGATGCCAACCCTGAAGTGCAGAATATTTTGTGTGATCGTCAAAGCGGTTCTAACGGCATGGCAGATAAGAAATGTGAAGTTAAGCGACCTCGAGAAATGGAGACAGACAATGTGTCCAAACCAGCAAGCAAAAAGCAGCTGAAGAAGATGAGTGGGCTGGCAAATACCAGCACTAAGCAAACTGCTGTCAAGAAACCAACACAAGGGCAACTAAAAGCAGTCAAGGGGCAGGGCTTGATCTGCTATAAGTGTGGTGATGGGCACCGTGCTGCAGAGTGCACCTTTAGTGGTGACTGCCACGGTTGTGGCCGACAGGGCCACAAGGACCGAGTGTGCAAAGTGAATCCTAACAGCATCGTCAAGTGGCAGCCGGCACATGCACAAGACTTAGTCACGCCCTCACCGGGGTCTGTCTCCCGGCAGGCAGCCCCTCATGTGCCTTCTCCACCTCCAGCTTCCCCCGTCGCGGCTGCGTCACCACAGACAACTGCTGAAACTCCTTCTGGCCCAACTTCGACACCACCACGGGAGTGCTTCTTGCAGGAGACTCCTGCCGTGTCAACCCCACCTCCGGCTTCTGCGGCTCCTGTACCGCCACATACTGGTGTTAGCGATTTTTCTGCCCCAGCTCACTCTGGAGTCTATGCCATGCCGACAGCTGTGTCAATGGATAAACCAGACGTGGTGACGCAGCAGACATCTTCAGCCCCTCATCCTCCTACGGCGGTTCTAGCTCACCGGCCAATGGCAGGACCAGGACAGTATCATCAAGTGGGTGCTTCTCGGCCGTTTCCAGCTTGGACACCACCACCATGGTGCTTCTTGCAGGCGCCTCCTGCTGTGCTGAGTCCACCTCCGGCTCCTGTGCCGCCACATACGGGTGATGGAAAATTTTCTGCCCCAGCTCACTCTGGAGTCTACACCATGTCAACAGCTGTGTCATTGGGTAAACCAGATGTGATGACGCAACGGGCATCTTCAGCCCCTCATCCTCCTACGGCAGTTCTAGCAGCTCACCGATCAGTCACAGGACAGTATAATCAAGTGGGTGCTTCTCAGCTGCAACCTGCATCTTCAGCCCCTCGTCCTCCTACGGCAGTTCTAGCTCACCAATCAGCCGCAGGACAGTATCATCAAGTGGGTGCTTCTCAGCTGCATCTGGCATCTTCAGCCCCTCATCCTCCTACGGCGGTTCTAGCTCACCAACCAGTCGCAGGACAGTATCATCAAGTGGGTGCTTCTCAGCTGCATCCAGCTTGGACTTTTCCTCCGGGCTACTTCTGGCAGGCAATGCAGCTTCTCCTGCAGCAGCGCCGCTCGTGA
- the LOC119353649 gene encoding uncharacterized protein LOC119353649 isoform X4: MGEYAAVKTSVWWDIENCAVPRSCDPQLIVQNMSSALATAGYRGPISVSAYGDTHQIAHNVQHALSSTGVSLHHVPAGIKDASDKKILVDMLFWAIDNPPPANYLLISDT, encoded by the exons atgggggAGTACGCGGCGGTCAAGACGTCGGTGTGGTGGGACATCGAGAACTGTGCCGTCCCGCGCAGCTGCGACCCCCAGCTCATCGTCCAGAACATGAGCTCAGCCCTCGCCACCGCCGGCTACCGCGGCCCCATCTCCGTCTCCGCCTACGGGGACACCCACCAAATCGCCCACAACGTCCAGCACGCCCTCTCCAGCACCGGCGTCTCCCTCCACCACGTCCCCGCCG GCATTAAAGATGCAAGTGATAAGAAGATCTTGGTTGACATGCTGTTCTGGGCTATTGACAATCCTCCACCAGCAAATTATCTGCTTATCTCTG